A DNA window from Pseudomonas sp. B21-056 contains the following coding sequences:
- a CDS encoding L-serine ammonia-lyase, protein MSLSVFDLFKIGIGPSSSHTVGPMRAAARFVEGLRRDDLLETITSVKVELYGSLGATGKGHGSDKAVLLGLEGEHPDTVDTETVTARLQAIRSNGRLNLLGQHPIEFNEKLHLAMIRKPLAFHPNGMIFRAFDAAGLQVRSREYYSVGGGFVVDEDAAGADRIVEDATPLTFPFKSAKDLLGHCSTYGLSISQVMLTNESAWRPEAETRAGLLKIWQVMQDCVAAGCRNEGILPGGLKVKRRAAALHRQLCTNPEASLRDPLSVLDWVNLYALAVNEENAFGGRVVTAPTNGAAGIIPAVLHYYMRFIPGANEDGVVRFLLTAAAIGILYKENASISGAEVGCQGEVGVACSMAAGALCEVLGGSVQQVENAAEIGMEHNLGLTCDPIGGLVQVPCIERNAMGSVKAINAVRMAMRGDGHHFVSLDKVIRTMRQTGADMKSKYKETARGGLAVNIIEC, encoded by the coding sequence ATGTCGTTAAGCGTGTTCGACCTGTTCAAGATCGGTATCGGCCCGTCCAGCTCCCACACGGTCGGCCCGATGCGTGCCGCTGCCCGTTTCGTCGAAGGGCTGCGTCGTGATGACCTGCTCGAGACCATCACCAGCGTCAAGGTCGAGCTGTACGGCTCCCTCGGCGCCACCGGCAAGGGCCACGGCAGCGACAAGGCCGTGCTGCTGGGCCTGGAAGGCGAACACCCGGATACCGTGGACACCGAAACGGTGACCGCCCGCCTGCAGGCCATTCGCAGCAACGGTCGCCTGAACCTGCTGGGCCAACACCCCATCGAATTCAACGAAAAACTGCACCTGGCGATGATTCGCAAGCCGCTGGCCTTCCATCCCAACGGCATGATCTTCCGTGCCTTCGACGCGGCGGGGCTGCAAGTGCGCAGCCGCGAGTACTACTCGGTGGGTGGCGGTTTCGTCGTCGATGAAGACGCCGCCGGCGCCGACCGTATCGTCGAAGACGCCACGCCCCTGACCTTCCCGTTCAAAAGCGCGAAGGATCTGCTGGGTCATTGCAGCACCTATGGCCTGTCCATCAGCCAGGTGATGCTGACCAACGAAAGTGCCTGGCGCCCCGAAGCCGAAACCCGCGCCGGCCTGCTGAAGATCTGGCAGGTGATGCAGGACTGCGTGGCGGCCGGGTGCCGCAACGAAGGGATTCTGCCGGGAGGGCTGAAGGTCAAGCGACGTGCAGCGGCACTGCACCGCCAATTGTGCACGAACCCCGAAGCGTCGCTGCGCGATCCACTGTCGGTGCTCGACTGGGTCAACCTGTATGCCTTGGCCGTCAACGAAGAAAACGCCTTTGGCGGGCGCGTCGTCACCGCCCCCACCAACGGTGCGGCGGGGATCATCCCGGCCGTGTTGCATTACTACATGCGCTTCATCCCCGGTGCCAACGAAGATGGCGTGGTGCGCTTCCTGCTGACCGCCGCCGCCATTGGCATCCTGTACAAGGAAAATGCCTCCATCTCCGGCGCCGAGGTCGGTTGCCAGGGTGAAGTCGGTGTCGCGTGCTCCATGGCCGCTGGCGCCTTGTGTGAAGTCTTGGGTGGTTCGGTGCAGCAAGTGGAAAACGCCGCTGAAATCGGCATGGAACACAACCTCGGGCTGACCTGCGACCCGATCGGCGGCCTGGTGCAGGTGCCCTGCATCGAGCGCAACGCCATGGGTTCGGTGAAAGCGATCAACGCGGTGCGCATGGCCATGCGTGGCGACGGGCATCACTTCGTCTCGCTCGACAAAGTCATCCGCACCATGCGCCAGACCGGCGCCGACATGAAAAGCAAATACAAGGAGACCGCCCGCGGCGGTCTGGCGGTCAACATCATCGAATGCTGA
- the gcvT gene encoding glycine cleavage system aminomethyltransferase GcvT encodes MSTEALLKTPLHALHLELGARMVPFAGYDMPVQYPLGVMKEHQHTRDQAGLFDVSHMGQIRLTGAGAAQALETLVPVDIIDLPVGMQRYAMFTNDKGGILDDLMVANLGNDELFLVVNAACKDQDLAHLRAHISGQCDIEPLFEARALLALQGPAAVTVLARLAPDVAKMTFMQFQRVTLLGVDCFVSRSGYTGEDGFEISVPAADAEKLARALLAEPEVAAIGLGARDSLRLEAGLCLYGHDMNTETTPIEASLLWAISKIRRADGARAGGFPGAETVFAQQQNGVSRKRVGLLPQERTPVREGAEIVNEAGEIIGSVCSGGFGPTLGGPLAMGYLDVAYTALETPVWAIVRGKKVPLLVSKMPFVAQRYYRG; translated from the coding sequence ATGTCCACCGAAGCACTGCTGAAAACCCCGCTGCATGCCCTGCACCTTGAACTCGGCGCCCGCATGGTGCCGTTCGCCGGCTATGACATGCCGGTGCAGTACCCATTGGGGGTCATGAAAGAACATCAGCACACCCGCGATCAGGCCGGGCTGTTCGACGTCTCCCACATGGGCCAGATCCGCCTGACCGGCGCAGGTGCCGCCCAGGCCCTGGAAACCCTGGTGCCGGTGGACATCATCGACCTGCCGGTGGGCATGCAGCGCTACGCCATGTTCACCAATGACAAGGGCGGCATTCTCGACGACCTGATGGTCGCCAACCTGGGCAACGACGAGCTGTTCCTGGTGGTCAACGCCGCCTGCAAGGACCAGGACCTGGCCCATCTGCGTGCCCACATCAGCGGCCAGTGCGACATTGAGCCGCTGTTCGAAGCCCGCGCCCTGCTCGCCCTGCAAGGTCCGGCCGCCGTCACCGTGCTTGCACGCCTGGCACCGGACGTGGCGAAGATGACCTTCATGCAGTTCCAGCGCGTCACGCTGCTGGGCGTGGACTGCTTTGTCAGCCGCTCGGGCTACACCGGTGAAGACGGCTTCGAAATCTCCGTGCCCGCCGCCGATGCGGAAAAACTCGCCCGCGCCCTGCTGGCCGAGCCGGAAGTGGCCGCCATCGGCCTCGGCGCCCGTGATTCCCTGCGCCTGGAAGCCGGCCTGTGCCTCTACGGCCACGACATGAACACCGAGACAACGCCGATCGAAGCCAGCCTGTTGTGGGCCATCTCCAAGATTCGTCGCGCCGACGGTGCCCGCGCAGGTGGCTTCCCGGGCGCCGAAACCGTGTTCGCCCAGCAACAGAATGGCGTGAGCCGTAAACGCGTTGGCCTGCTGCCCCAGGAACGCACGCCCGTGCGTGAAGGCGCCGAAATCGTCAACGAAGCCGGCGAGATCATCGGTTCGGTGTGCAGCGGCGGTTTCGGTCCGACCCTCGGCGGTCCGCTGGCGATGGGTTACCTGGACGTCGCCTATACCGCCTTGGAGACGCCAGTCTGGGCGATTGTTCGTGGGAAAAAGGTGCCTTTGCTTGTAAGCAAAATGCCATTCGTTGCACAACGCTACTACCGCGGTTGA